One genomic window of Misgurnus anguillicaudatus chromosome 12, ASM2758022v2, whole genome shotgun sequence includes the following:
- the rasgef1bb gene encoding ras-GEF domain-containing family member 1B-B, with translation MPQTTPYSGKFSPASYNSGHSHRQPVEENYGGLHYRDNKLVSGSLEALVQLLVPTVDYYPDRSYIFTFLLSSRLFLHPFELVSRVCYLCVDHHRVGDPQTDKKRIREIAPKIVQLLTEWTETFPYDFRDERMMRSLKEMTHRLAFGDELSRRAMQRLIQRLLRKLTTLGQYEESLATISAAAAAVDRPTALKSKPQLARRDECVMNLCDDPFVFAQQLTHIEMEKLSYIGPEEFVRAFVQKRPSDNHKSFFSKRKVNNLEAYVEWFNRLTYLVATEICMPVKKKHRARVLEFFIDVAQECFNIGNFNSLMAIITGMNMNPVSRLKKTWNKVNTDKFDILVHQMDPSSNFYSYRTALRGATQRSSTAHTSQEMIVIPFFSLFIKDIYFLNEGCVNRLPNGHINFDKFWELAKQVSEFLSWRQVICPFERDRKLLHYLISVPVFTEDELQLASYESEGPENNLERDTRRSLRTSLSRM, from the exons ATGCCACAGACAACTCCATATTCAGGCAAATTCAGCCCTGCTTCTTACAACAGCGGTCATAGTCATCGACAACCAGTGGAAGAAAACTATGGCGGGTTGCACTACCGTGATAATAAGCTTGTGTCTGGGTCTCTAGAAGCCCTGGTACAGTTACTTGTCCCTACTGTGGACTATTATCCTGAT AGATCCTACATCTTCACTTTCCTGCTAAGTTCCCGCCTCTTTCTGCATCCGTTTGAACTCGTGTCCCGTGTTTGTTACTTATGTGTGGACCATCACAGGGTCGGTGACCCGCAGACAGATAAG AAACGAATACGAGAGATTGCACCGAAAATTGTGCAGCTGCTCACAGAATGGACGGAGACCTTTCCATACGACTTCAGAGACGAGCGTATGATGCGCAGCCTAAAAGAGATGACCCATCGTCTTGCTTTTGGAGATGAA CTGTCACGGAGGGCCATGCAGAGACTCATTCAGCGGCTCTTGCGCAAACTGACCACTCTCGGACAGTACGAAGAGTCGCTGGCAACCATCAGCGCCGCCGCTGCTGCTGTGGACAGACCCACCGCCTTGAAGTCCAAACCGCAGTTAGCACGCAGAGATGAGTGTGTTATGAATCTCTGTGACGACCCTTTCGTCTTCGCCCAGCAACTAACACACATTGAAATG GAAAAGCTCAGTTATATTGGCCCTGAAGAATTTGTTCGAGCATTTGTTCAGAAAAGACCCTCAGACAACCATAAG aGCTTCTTCAGCAAAAGAAAAGTGAATAACCTGGAGGCTTACGTTGAATGGTTCAACAGACTAACTTACCTTGTAGCCACAGAAATTTGCATG CCTGTGAAGAAGAAACACAGAGCGAGAGTTTTGGAGTTCTTCATAGATGTGGCACAGGAATGCTTCAACATTGGCAACTTCAACTCTCTAATGGCCATTATTA CTGGAATGAACATGAACCCTGTATCCCGGCTAAAGAAGACCTGGAACAAAGTCAACACGGACAAATTTGACATTCTTGTG CACCAAATGGACCCATCGAGCAACTTTTACAGCTACCGCACAGCACTGCGTGGAGCGACTCAGAGATCAAGTACAGCACACACGAGCCAGGAAATG ATTGTTATCCCATTCTTCAGTTTGTTCATCAAAGACATCTACTTCCTGAATGAAGGATGTGTCAATAGATTACCTAATGGCCACATCAATTTTGAT AAATTTTGGGAGTTGGCTAAACAAGTGAGCGAGTTTCTGTCGTGGAGGCAGGTGATATGTCCCTTCGAAAGAGACAGGAAGTTACTTCACTATCTCATCAGTGTGCCGGTATTCACTGAAGATG AGCTCCAGCTTGCTTCATATGAGAGTGAAGGTCCAGAAAACAACTTGGAGAGGGACACCCGCCGTTCTCTCAG GACATCTCTCAGTAGAATGTAA